Proteins co-encoded in one Scomber scombrus chromosome 14, fScoSco1.1, whole genome shotgun sequence genomic window:
- the LOC133994275 gene encoding HMG box transcription factor BBX isoform X1 has protein sequence MKGGGRGKEPSVAGEVTGKRPKRKCLQWHPLLSKKALDFSEEEEEEDEEELEKQPVLCDQDQGSQVQCGSTTEEAEEDSNEQRARRPMNAFLLFCKRHRSLVRQEHPRLDNRGATKILADWWAVLEPKEKQKYTDMAKEYKDAFMKANPGYKWCPTTSKPVKSPSCQPVGNPRKKVWSFSSNSSKDSTTAKKVPKSDSMPQLNFAMADPTKMGGLSMLLLAGEHALTNREIPSSTKPSLPDTASEGNSFPDDKVEILSGTTLNRVPDITESRVTSALSPLAESSVSAAPEGKPCRQSALFQLAEMCLASEAGKMDTVVSQPEDSSSSASLQQTTVKPEIKEEKEKTETDDCPPSSHTAALLPSLSSVTSTSTDAIPPQLSSQNARVKKKSKKKEASKSNDNEETPCSAKKIIKKCDPAESNMDSVFSTIEAVAKGVWKDTEEKPKKKIQSSPAVACGNSGLPKKKSKPKVKTCVKEKEEAMDESSEQCGQHSSSEVEMKEEMTDVSPKTEIEETSIESTELQGSMAEPQNSPPGSPSPTKLREEDKGKDRSSEAECSTESRGSRKSERSCKGALYKTLVSEGMLTSLRANIDRGKRGALRASDHDANWSDDSWTVAQMGPNNPKKLKKSKSKDESSQGLGKLEEEFEKKFNSLPQYSPMTFDKKGTAVSKKKKTDSPSVQEDASKTCKGPSPSQKKTSFHKIVRKHKHKKEKPGAVEKAVGQSDSTMPDSASKAKSCAPIAIMCPDVQGTTSMEMLVGSQKRKARKTKITHLVRTADGSVSPAEEDKMRDLNQEQEKKPLPQQNLCNEKGCYSNPTAEEAERSSVPQELPAFFSLAALAEVAAMENAHRGQRGLAESQKKELAQTQVLISCADQ, from the exons ATGAAAGGTGGAGGAAGGGGTAAGGAACCGTCTGTTGCAGGGGAGGTCACTGGCAAGCGCCCCAAACGCAAATGCCTGCAGTGGCACCCACTCCTCTCCAAAAAGGCTCTGGATTTctctgaggaggaagaggaagaggatgaagaggagctggagaag CAGCCGGTGCTGTGTGATCAGGACCAGGGGTCACAGGTGCAGTGTGGAAGCACAACAGAGGAAGCGGAGGAGGACTCGAACGAACAGCGGGCTAGACGGCCGATGAACGCCTTCCTCCTTTTCTGCAAACGCCACCGTTCCCTGGTGAGGCAGGAGCACCCTCGTCTGGACAACCGCGGGGCCACTAAGATCCTGGCTGACTGGTGGGCAGTGCTGGAGCCCAAGGAGAAGCAGAAATACACTGACATGGCTAAAGAG TACAAGGATGCCTTTATGAAGGCTAATCCAGGCTACAAGTGGTGTCCCACCACCAGCAAACCAGTGAAGAGCCCTTCATGTCAGCCAGTCGGCAACCCCCGCAAAAAAGTATGGTCCTTCTCTTCCAACTCATCCAAGGACTCGACCACTGCCAAAAAAGTGCCCAAAAGTGACAGCATGCCTCAGTTAAACTTTGCCATGGCAG ATCCTACAAAGATGGGAGGCCTTAGCATGCTGCTGTTAGCCGGGGAACACGCCCTCACAAACAGAGAG ATCCCTTCCAGCACTAAACCTAGTTTACCAGACACAGCCAGTGAAGGGAACTCCTTTCCAGATGATAAAGTAGAG ATTTTGTCTGGGACAACACTGAACAGAGTGCCTGACATCACTGAAAGCAGGGTCACATCTGCCCTTTCCCCACTGGCAGAG TCGTCTGTATCTGCGGCACCTGAAGGAAAACCATGCAGACAGTCCGCTCTCTTCCAGCTGGCTGAG ATGTGTTTAGCATCTGAAGCTGGAAAGATGGACACAGTGGTGTCTCAGCCAGAGGACAGCTCTTCTTCAGCCTCTCTCCAGCAAACTACAGTCAAGCCTGAGAtcaaggaggagaaagagaaaacagaaacgGACGactgtcctccctcctctcacACTGCAGCCCTCTTACCTTCGCTCTCCTCTGTCACTTCTACCTCCACTGATGCCATTCCCCCACAACTCAGCAGCCAAAATGCACGTGTCAAAAAGAAGAGCAAGAAAAAAGAGGCGAGCAAGTCAAATGACAACGAAGAAACCCCTTGTTCAGCAAAGAAGATCATCAAGAAGTGTGACCCCGCCGAATCAAACATGGACAGTGTCTTCAGTACGATTGAGGCTGTGGCAAAGGGTGTCTGGAAGGACACGGAGGAGAAGCCCAAGAAGAAGATCCAGAGCAGTCCTGCTGTTGCCTGTGGAAACTCTGGTTTGCCCAAAAAGAAGAGCAAACCCAAAGTCAAGACCTGTgtcaaagaaaaagaggaggcgATGGATGAGAGCAGCGAGCAGTGTGGGCAGCACAGCTCCTCTGAGGTGGAGATGAAGGAAGAGATGACTGACGTTAGCCCCAAGACAGAAATAGAAGAAACAAGTATAGAAAGCACAGAACTTCAGGGCAGCATGGCAGAACCCCAAAACTCCCCCCCCGGCAGCCCTTCACCCACTAAGCTCAGAGAGGAGGACAAGGGGAAGGACCGGTCGAGCGAAGCGGAGTGCAGCACAGAGAGCCGTGGCTCCAGGAAGTCAGAGAGGAGCTGCAAAGGCGCCTTGTACAAGACCCTGGTTTCTGAAGGGATGCTGACATCACTGAGAGCCAATATTGACAGAG GTAAAAGAGGTGCTCTCCGTGCCTCTGATCACGATGCAAACTGGAGTGATGACAGCTGGACGGTGGCTCAGATGGGACCTAATAACCCCAAGAAGCTGAAAAAGTCCAAGTCCAAAGATGAATCTTCACAGGG CCTAGGGAAACTGGAGGAAGAGTTTGAAAAGAAGTTTAACAGCCTACCACAGTATAGCCCAATGACATTTGATAAGAAGGGGACTGCTGtctcaaagaagaagaagacggacAGCCCCTCTGTTCAAGAGGACGCCTCCAAAACCTGCAAAG GGCCATCTCCATCTCAGAAAAAGACTTCATTCCACAAGATTGTTAggaagcacaaacacaaaaaggagaAACCAGGTGCAGTGGAAAAAG CAGTGGGACAGAGTGATTCCACCATGCCGGACTCAGCTTCAAAAGCCAAATCATGTGCCCCCATTGCCATAATGTGCCCAGATGTACAGGGCACCACTAGTATGGAGATGCTAGTTGGTAGCCAGAAGAGGAAGGCTAGGAAGACCAAGATCACACACTTGGTGCGCACAGCTGATGGCAGCGTGTCTCCAGCCGAAG aggACAAAATGAGGGACCTCAACCAGGAACAGGAGAAGAAGCCATTACCCCAACAGAATTTATGCAATGAAAAAGGGTGCTACAGTAATCCCACagcagaggaggcagagaggagcagcGTACCACAGGAGCTACCTGCTTTCTTCAGCCTGGCAGCCCTCGCTGAGGTGGCAGCCATGGAGAATgctcacag AGGGCAGAGAGGCCTGGCTGAGAGTCAGAAGAAAGAGCTCGCCCAGACTCAAGTCCTCATCTCCTGCGCTGATCAGTGA
- the LOC133994275 gene encoding HMG box transcription factor BBX isoform X2, with translation MKGGGRGKEPSVAGEVTGKRPKRKCLQWHPLLSKKALDFSEEEEEEDEEELEKPVLCDQDQGSQVQCGSTTEEAEEDSNEQRARRPMNAFLLFCKRHRSLVRQEHPRLDNRGATKILADWWAVLEPKEKQKYTDMAKEYKDAFMKANPGYKWCPTTSKPVKSPSCQPVGNPRKKVWSFSSNSSKDSTTAKKVPKSDSMPQLNFAMADPTKMGGLSMLLLAGEHALTNREIPSSTKPSLPDTASEGNSFPDDKVEILSGTTLNRVPDITESRVTSALSPLAESSVSAAPEGKPCRQSALFQLAEMCLASEAGKMDTVVSQPEDSSSSASLQQTTVKPEIKEEKEKTETDDCPPSSHTAALLPSLSSVTSTSTDAIPPQLSSQNARVKKKSKKKEASKSNDNEETPCSAKKIIKKCDPAESNMDSVFSTIEAVAKGVWKDTEEKPKKKIQSSPAVACGNSGLPKKKSKPKVKTCVKEKEEAMDESSEQCGQHSSSEVEMKEEMTDVSPKTEIEETSIESTELQGSMAEPQNSPPGSPSPTKLREEDKGKDRSSEAECSTESRGSRKSERSCKGALYKTLVSEGMLTSLRANIDRGKRGALRASDHDANWSDDSWTVAQMGPNNPKKLKKSKSKDESSQGLGKLEEEFEKKFNSLPQYSPMTFDKKGTAVSKKKKTDSPSVQEDASKTCKGPSPSQKKTSFHKIVRKHKHKKEKPGAVEKAVGQSDSTMPDSASKAKSCAPIAIMCPDVQGTTSMEMLVGSQKRKARKTKITHLVRTADGSVSPAEEDKMRDLNQEQEKKPLPQQNLCNEKGCYSNPTAEEAERSSVPQELPAFFSLAALAEVAAMENAHRGQRGLAESQKKELAQTQVLISCADQ, from the exons ATGAAAGGTGGAGGAAGGGGTAAGGAACCGTCTGTTGCAGGGGAGGTCACTGGCAAGCGCCCCAAACGCAAATGCCTGCAGTGGCACCCACTCCTCTCCAAAAAGGCTCTGGATTTctctgaggaggaagaggaagaggatgaagaggagctggagaag CCGGTGCTGTGTGATCAGGACCAGGGGTCACAGGTGCAGTGTGGAAGCACAACAGAGGAAGCGGAGGAGGACTCGAACGAACAGCGGGCTAGACGGCCGATGAACGCCTTCCTCCTTTTCTGCAAACGCCACCGTTCCCTGGTGAGGCAGGAGCACCCTCGTCTGGACAACCGCGGGGCCACTAAGATCCTGGCTGACTGGTGGGCAGTGCTGGAGCCCAAGGAGAAGCAGAAATACACTGACATGGCTAAAGAG TACAAGGATGCCTTTATGAAGGCTAATCCAGGCTACAAGTGGTGTCCCACCACCAGCAAACCAGTGAAGAGCCCTTCATGTCAGCCAGTCGGCAACCCCCGCAAAAAAGTATGGTCCTTCTCTTCCAACTCATCCAAGGACTCGACCACTGCCAAAAAAGTGCCCAAAAGTGACAGCATGCCTCAGTTAAACTTTGCCATGGCAG ATCCTACAAAGATGGGAGGCCTTAGCATGCTGCTGTTAGCCGGGGAACACGCCCTCACAAACAGAGAG ATCCCTTCCAGCACTAAACCTAGTTTACCAGACACAGCCAGTGAAGGGAACTCCTTTCCAGATGATAAAGTAGAG ATTTTGTCTGGGACAACACTGAACAGAGTGCCTGACATCACTGAAAGCAGGGTCACATCTGCCCTTTCCCCACTGGCAGAG TCGTCTGTATCTGCGGCACCTGAAGGAAAACCATGCAGACAGTCCGCTCTCTTCCAGCTGGCTGAG ATGTGTTTAGCATCTGAAGCTGGAAAGATGGACACAGTGGTGTCTCAGCCAGAGGACAGCTCTTCTTCAGCCTCTCTCCAGCAAACTACAGTCAAGCCTGAGAtcaaggaggagaaagagaaaacagaaacgGACGactgtcctccctcctctcacACTGCAGCCCTCTTACCTTCGCTCTCCTCTGTCACTTCTACCTCCACTGATGCCATTCCCCCACAACTCAGCAGCCAAAATGCACGTGTCAAAAAGAAGAGCAAGAAAAAAGAGGCGAGCAAGTCAAATGACAACGAAGAAACCCCTTGTTCAGCAAAGAAGATCATCAAGAAGTGTGACCCCGCCGAATCAAACATGGACAGTGTCTTCAGTACGATTGAGGCTGTGGCAAAGGGTGTCTGGAAGGACACGGAGGAGAAGCCCAAGAAGAAGATCCAGAGCAGTCCTGCTGTTGCCTGTGGAAACTCTGGTTTGCCCAAAAAGAAGAGCAAACCCAAAGTCAAGACCTGTgtcaaagaaaaagaggaggcgATGGATGAGAGCAGCGAGCAGTGTGGGCAGCACAGCTCCTCTGAGGTGGAGATGAAGGAAGAGATGACTGACGTTAGCCCCAAGACAGAAATAGAAGAAACAAGTATAGAAAGCACAGAACTTCAGGGCAGCATGGCAGAACCCCAAAACTCCCCCCCCGGCAGCCCTTCACCCACTAAGCTCAGAGAGGAGGACAAGGGGAAGGACCGGTCGAGCGAAGCGGAGTGCAGCACAGAGAGCCGTGGCTCCAGGAAGTCAGAGAGGAGCTGCAAAGGCGCCTTGTACAAGACCCTGGTTTCTGAAGGGATGCTGACATCACTGAGAGCCAATATTGACAGAG GTAAAAGAGGTGCTCTCCGTGCCTCTGATCACGATGCAAACTGGAGTGATGACAGCTGGACGGTGGCTCAGATGGGACCTAATAACCCCAAGAAGCTGAAAAAGTCCAAGTCCAAAGATGAATCTTCACAGGG CCTAGGGAAACTGGAGGAAGAGTTTGAAAAGAAGTTTAACAGCCTACCACAGTATAGCCCAATGACATTTGATAAGAAGGGGACTGCTGtctcaaagaagaagaagacggacAGCCCCTCTGTTCAAGAGGACGCCTCCAAAACCTGCAAAG GGCCATCTCCATCTCAGAAAAAGACTTCATTCCACAAGATTGTTAggaagcacaaacacaaaaaggagaAACCAGGTGCAGTGGAAAAAG CAGTGGGACAGAGTGATTCCACCATGCCGGACTCAGCTTCAAAAGCCAAATCATGTGCCCCCATTGCCATAATGTGCCCAGATGTACAGGGCACCACTAGTATGGAGATGCTAGTTGGTAGCCAGAAGAGGAAGGCTAGGAAGACCAAGATCACACACTTGGTGCGCACAGCTGATGGCAGCGTGTCTCCAGCCGAAG aggACAAAATGAGGGACCTCAACCAGGAACAGGAGAAGAAGCCATTACCCCAACAGAATTTATGCAATGAAAAAGGGTGCTACAGTAATCCCACagcagaggaggcagagaggagcagcGTACCACAGGAGCTACCTGCTTTCTTCAGCCTGGCAGCCCTCGCTGAGGTGGCAGCCATGGAGAATgctcacag AGGGCAGAGAGGCCTGGCTGAGAGTCAGAAGAAAGAGCTCGCCCAGACTCAAGTCCTCATCTCCTGCGCTGATCAGTGA
- the LOC133994275 gene encoding HMG box transcription factor BBX isoform X3, which translates to MKGGGRGKEPSVAGEVTGKRPKRKCLQWHPLLSKKALDFSEEEEEEDEEELEKQPVLCDQDQGSQVQCGSTTEEAEEDSNEQRARRPMNAFLLFCKRHRSLVRQEHPRLDNRGATKILADWWAVLEPKEKQKYTDMAKEYKDAFMKANPGYKWCPTTSKPVKSPSCQPVGNPRKKVWSFSSNSSKDSTTAKKVPKSDSMPQLNFAMADPTKMGGLSMLLLAGEHALTNREIPSSTKPSLPDTASEGNSFPDDKVEILSGTTLNRVPDITESRVTSALSPLAESSVSAAPEGKPCRQSALFQLAEMCLASEAGKMDTVVSQPEDSSSSASLQQTTVKPEIKEEKEKTETDDCPPSSHTAALLPSLSSVTSTSTDAIPPQLSSQNARVKKKSKKKEASKSNDNEETPCSAKKIIKKCDPAESNMDSVFSTIEAVAKGVWKDTEEKPKKKIQSSPAVACGNSGLPKKKSKPKVKTCVKEKEEAMDESSEQCGQHSSSEVEMKEEMTDVSPKTEIEETSIESTELQGSMAEPQNSPPGSPSPTKLREEDKGKDRSSEAECSTESRGSRKSERSCKGALYKTLVSEGMLTSLRANIDRGKRGALRASDHDANWSDDSWTVAQMGPNNPKKLKKSKSKDESSQGLGKLEEEFEKKFNSLPQYSPMTFDKKGTAVSKKKKTDSPSVQEDASKTCKGPSPSQKKTSFHKIVRKHKHKKEKPGAVEKGELEC; encoded by the exons ATGAAAGGTGGAGGAAGGGGTAAGGAACCGTCTGTTGCAGGGGAGGTCACTGGCAAGCGCCCCAAACGCAAATGCCTGCAGTGGCACCCACTCCTCTCCAAAAAGGCTCTGGATTTctctgaggaggaagaggaagaggatgaagaggagctggagaag CAGCCGGTGCTGTGTGATCAGGACCAGGGGTCACAGGTGCAGTGTGGAAGCACAACAGAGGAAGCGGAGGAGGACTCGAACGAACAGCGGGCTAGACGGCCGATGAACGCCTTCCTCCTTTTCTGCAAACGCCACCGTTCCCTGGTGAGGCAGGAGCACCCTCGTCTGGACAACCGCGGGGCCACTAAGATCCTGGCTGACTGGTGGGCAGTGCTGGAGCCCAAGGAGAAGCAGAAATACACTGACATGGCTAAAGAG TACAAGGATGCCTTTATGAAGGCTAATCCAGGCTACAAGTGGTGTCCCACCACCAGCAAACCAGTGAAGAGCCCTTCATGTCAGCCAGTCGGCAACCCCCGCAAAAAAGTATGGTCCTTCTCTTCCAACTCATCCAAGGACTCGACCACTGCCAAAAAAGTGCCCAAAAGTGACAGCATGCCTCAGTTAAACTTTGCCATGGCAG ATCCTACAAAGATGGGAGGCCTTAGCATGCTGCTGTTAGCCGGGGAACACGCCCTCACAAACAGAGAG ATCCCTTCCAGCACTAAACCTAGTTTACCAGACACAGCCAGTGAAGGGAACTCCTTTCCAGATGATAAAGTAGAG ATTTTGTCTGGGACAACACTGAACAGAGTGCCTGACATCACTGAAAGCAGGGTCACATCTGCCCTTTCCCCACTGGCAGAG TCGTCTGTATCTGCGGCACCTGAAGGAAAACCATGCAGACAGTCCGCTCTCTTCCAGCTGGCTGAG ATGTGTTTAGCATCTGAAGCTGGAAAGATGGACACAGTGGTGTCTCAGCCAGAGGACAGCTCTTCTTCAGCCTCTCTCCAGCAAACTACAGTCAAGCCTGAGAtcaaggaggagaaagagaaaacagaaacgGACGactgtcctccctcctctcacACTGCAGCCCTCTTACCTTCGCTCTCCTCTGTCACTTCTACCTCCACTGATGCCATTCCCCCACAACTCAGCAGCCAAAATGCACGTGTCAAAAAGAAGAGCAAGAAAAAAGAGGCGAGCAAGTCAAATGACAACGAAGAAACCCCTTGTTCAGCAAAGAAGATCATCAAGAAGTGTGACCCCGCCGAATCAAACATGGACAGTGTCTTCAGTACGATTGAGGCTGTGGCAAAGGGTGTCTGGAAGGACACGGAGGAGAAGCCCAAGAAGAAGATCCAGAGCAGTCCTGCTGTTGCCTGTGGAAACTCTGGTTTGCCCAAAAAGAAGAGCAAACCCAAAGTCAAGACCTGTgtcaaagaaaaagaggaggcgATGGATGAGAGCAGCGAGCAGTGTGGGCAGCACAGCTCCTCTGAGGTGGAGATGAAGGAAGAGATGACTGACGTTAGCCCCAAGACAGAAATAGAAGAAACAAGTATAGAAAGCACAGAACTTCAGGGCAGCATGGCAGAACCCCAAAACTCCCCCCCCGGCAGCCCTTCACCCACTAAGCTCAGAGAGGAGGACAAGGGGAAGGACCGGTCGAGCGAAGCGGAGTGCAGCACAGAGAGCCGTGGCTCCAGGAAGTCAGAGAGGAGCTGCAAAGGCGCCTTGTACAAGACCCTGGTTTCTGAAGGGATGCTGACATCACTGAGAGCCAATATTGACAGAG GTAAAAGAGGTGCTCTCCGTGCCTCTGATCACGATGCAAACTGGAGTGATGACAGCTGGACGGTGGCTCAGATGGGACCTAATAACCCCAAGAAGCTGAAAAAGTCCAAGTCCAAAGATGAATCTTCACAGGG CCTAGGGAAACTGGAGGAAGAGTTTGAAAAGAAGTTTAACAGCCTACCACAGTATAGCCCAATGACATTTGATAAGAAGGGGACTGCTGtctcaaagaagaagaagacggacAGCCCCTCTGTTCAAGAGGACGCCTCCAAAACCTGCAAAG GGCCATCTCCATCTCAGAAAAAGACTTCATTCCACAAGATTGTTAggaagcacaaacacaaaaaggagaAACCAGGTGCAGTGGAAAAAGGTGAACTAGAATGTTGA